The genomic window CCCGTAGGCGTAGCCGGCGGGAACATCGACAGAGGTATGTCTGATTAAATAAATCTCCATAATTATATAGTTTGATAGATGATCACGAAACCCATATAGAAGCTTAACTCACTAAGAAGAAAAGTCGCTCCACAGCAGTCTCCCGTATATCCTTGTATCTTTCTCTTCATGAAAGAGGTAAGGAAATACCAAGTGATAACCGGGAATATACCCGCTAGTAAGTAAACAGGTTGGGGAAGCCATAATAATGGTAAGAAAGCACAAATGATGCTAAATACATATTCTCGAGAGGTCATTCGGCTATATACGGTCTTGTTCTTGGCTTCCTCCTCTTTCCTCGCGTAAGGCAGGCGATTGATGATCATGCTGGAGACGCCTTTGCAAAAAGGATCTCCAGCCAGTATGGCACATCCCGCTAGCTCGATCGGGAGACTGCTTACTAGTAGGTAGAATAGTCCGAAGTAGAAAATCAGTCCGATTACCCCATAGCTACCTATATGCGAGTCTTTCATGATCGCCAATATGCGTTCCCGGCTCGTGCCGCCGCCGAAACCGTCGAAGAAATCCGCCAGCCCGTCCTCATGCAGGCAGCCGGTTATCAGCAATCGGGTAATCATGGCGCATAAGATCGCCACGGATGGCGGAAGAATCAAGGAGGTAGCGTACAATACCAATACCGACAAACCAGCCGTCAGCCAACCGACCAACGCCCAATGGCTCACGATATTCTTGAAACAGGCCGCCGGAACCTCCGCCAACCGCCAGAACGGTAACCGAGTAAAGAATATAAACGCAGCGAGTATCCGCAACATATCAGAAATATTTGGTGATTGCCGCTTGCTTGAAACTATGCATCTCGTTGATCATGCGAACGGCGGAGTCGAGTATCGGGTAAGCGCATACCGAGCCGGAACCTTCTCCCAGCCGTAGCCCTAGATCGAGCAATGCTTTCGCCCCCAAGAAATCCAGTACCCGTTTATGCCCGGCCTCGTCGCCGCAATGCCCGAATACGCAATACGATTGCATCTCCGGATATAAGCGGGAAGCCACCAATACGCAATTCGTCATGATAAAACCATCCACGAGGATAATCATCTTCAGTTCGGCGGCACGCAACATGCCTCCTACAGCCATAACCATCTCATACCCTCCGAAGTAGCGCATTACATCCAAGGCGCTTCCATCCCCCTTATAATTCTCCAACGAGCGTTTCAGTACGTTGTATTTATGCCGTACGCCCTCGCTGTCCAGTCCACTACCGGCCCCCACACAGTCGATCAATGGGATTTGTGTGAGGCAAGTCATCCACATGCTGGAAGCCGCCGTATTCCCTATACCCATCTCTCCGAAACTGATCACGTTACAGCCTTCGTTGTAACAATCCGTCACGATATCGGCTCCGTATTGAAGGGCTTTCTCCATTTCCTCCACGGTCATGGCCGCCTCGTGAAGAAAGTTACGGGTTCCTCCCTTGCGCACCTTGCGGTCGATGAGTTGGGGAATAACGGGGAAATCGAAATCCACGCCGCCATCCACGATCTTCAACTCAAAACCATGCTGGCGGGCAAGGTAACAAACTCCCGCTCCTCCGTTCAAGAAATTATGGATCACTTGGCGAGTTACCTCCTTTGGAGATTTACTTACGCCCTCGTCGGCGATGCCGTGATCCGATGCATAGATTACGTTCACGGGATGACGCAAGACAGGCGATAAGGTCTGCTGGATCAATCCCACTTGCAGGGCGAGCGCCTCGAGCGTTCCCAATGAGCCTTTCGGCTTTGTCAGATTATCGATCTTGTCTTGTAAAGCGGCCTCCAGCCCTTTGTCCGGGGCCTCGATGTGAAATTGTATCATGATAGTAGTATTTTATATAAGTCGTTGTTCTTATTCCTTGATCTTGACGGGGATTCCGCTGACCATCAAGACAACCTCGTCCGCTTTAGAGGCAATATATTGGTTGAGCCAGCCTTGCATATCGGTAAATTTACGTTGCACCTCGTCTATCGGCACGCCTCCCATACCCAGCTCGTTCGTCACGAAGATCAGGTAGGCATCTTGCCGGGAGAGTTTATCGAACTCCGCTTTGAGGAGGGAGAGAGATAATTCCACGTCGCTTTGATTGTCGAAGAAGAAGTTAGTCCCCCAAAGGGTTACGCAATCGATCACCACGACACGATCGGTAAGATCGTGGCGGCTCAAGTATTTCTCTTCCTCTATATTGGTCCACTCGGGTCCACGGTCTCGCTGGTGGCGTTCCACCCGCTTCCGGAACTCCTCGTCCCAGATGCGGGAGGTAGCTAGGTAAACCGGGTTGGGCGACAGCGATAAGGCGAGCCTCTGTGCGTACCCGCTCTTGCCGGACCGCTGTCCTCCAGTCACTAAGATCACTTTCTTACTCATCGCCTCCGTGATTCCTGTTTTTCCGGTGGGCGGCACGTTTCGCCTTGTTGATCGGGTTGTTCTTGCTCGTCTTCCGAAGGGCGGCCGATTTCGGGTTGGCGGCGATCCGTTGCGCCACCGCCGATTTGCTCAGTGCCTTTCCGAACTTGGGGCGTAAGGCATCTCGCAATAACTTCTCCTCGTCGGTAAGCTTGGCGGTCTTGGATTTCCAGCCTCCCTCTTTCTGCGCCTTACGGGCGGCAGCGTATTTATTGAACTTTCCGAACTTCTCCATTTTAGCGCCTTCACGGCCTCCCTTGTTCTCGGGTTTCGCTTTCCGGAGCGTGCCGAGTAATTCTTTTTCTTGCTGCATCTCCTTTTTCTCCTCCTCTTGCAGGCGGATATATTTCTCTACGTTCAAGCGTTCACCGTCCACCAATACGACATCCTCCGCCGTGACCTTCTGGCCTACGTGCGGTTGCTTGCCGTTTACGGTTACCCGTTCCATCTCGATGAAATTGTCCGCTTCCCGGCGTGAGCAAACACCGGCTTCGCTTATCAGTTTGTTTAATCTAATTTCCATATTATTAATATTATATTATTAGTAAAATAAGGGTGACGATCACACCCATCACCAGTTCCGTATTACTATTCACTTGAATGGCGATACGCATATCCTCGGTCGTGAAAGGCCTCGCGTTCGTTCCGATATAAGGCTTCTCCACCGGTTTGCCGAAATAATCGTGCGTCCCCCCGAACTGGCAGTCCAAGACCGCCGCCAAGGCCGCTTCTGGATAACCGGAATTAGGGCTTGCGTGTTCAGGGCCGAAACGCCGTACGAAATCCCTTTTCCCCCAATTATTGGAGACAAGCAACATCAAATAGGCCGTGAGGCGGGCCGGGATGTAATTGGCGATATCGTCGATTAGCGCCGCTATCCGTCCGAACTCTAGGTAACGCTCATTCTTATAACCGATCATCGAGTCCAGTGTATTCACCATCTTGTAAGCCATCATCCCCGGCAACCCCAGCAGGGCGAACCAAAACATCGGGGCGATCACGCCGTCGCTCAGGTTCTCGGACAAGGTCTCCAACGCCGCCGCCCGTATCTCTTGCGGCGACAGGTTCGAGGTATCCCTCCCAACGATCCGCGCCACTTGCCGCCGTCCTTCTTCCGTGCTACGGTCCACGGCCTCGAACACCGCCTTCACTTCCTTAATAAGCGTCTTCCCGGATAGGCAATAAAATACGCCGACAGCCGTCAGCAACCCACTGAACTGCGGATGTATGATCCAAGCCCACGACAATATCCACTCGCAGATTAAATACACGCCAAGGATAAGCACGACTGCCAGTATGCCGCCTTTTAGGACCCGCTCGGAGCCTTTATTCAACACTTTCTCTCCGGCGCTGATCGCTTTGCCAAACCATACGATCGGATGGGGCCAACCTTCCGGGTCTCCCAGCAACCGGTCGGATAACCAACCGCCCAAAAAGGGCACGATCTTGAGTAAATTGATAGAATGATGTAACCAATACATATTGAATGTCATTGAAGGAACAAACTTAGACAAAAAAAAGAACATAAGGAAGTGGTAAGCGATTCTTCATCACACATTAGGCGAAAGAAACCTACATTTAAAGGATTTCGAGCGTAGACTTTCATATTCTATCAGCTGTTGTATGATCATCCACCATCCGTTGCATGATCTTCTAACAGTTGGTGGATGATCATACAACGGATGGTAGAAGATGAGTAGGTACGGAGAAAACGGCTAAAGGATGCCTTTAGAAGCCTTAAATCTTCGGGAAGGGAGGGCTTGATATACGGGGGATTTCTTTCAATTTTGTATTTATTAACAAGAAAAGCGTTCTTACGGCCGGTTATTATTACTTTATTTGCTCCCACCGTATCGTGAAAGGAGTTAATCGAGATGACAGATGAAAAATCCATTTTAGAACAATTTGCCGCTGGAAATCATACCGCTTTCCGGGAATTGTTCATGCGTTACCATCTGAAAGTCTATTATTTCGTGCTGGGACTCGTGAAGTCCGAGAGTGATGCCGAGGACTTGACTCAAGAGATTTTCCTAAAGCTTTGGACGCATCGGAGTCGTTTCACGGAAGTGAGGACGTTCGGTTCCTACCTCTATGTGCTGGCGAAGCATACGGCGTTCAATTATATCGAATCCCGCCGGGTGAATCTGGAGAGCTTAGAGAGAGCTGGGGTGGAAGACGAGGAGAGAGGGGATACGCCTTACGAGGATTTAGTTGCCAAGGATTTACGGTTGCTAGTGGATATGATCGTGGAGACCATGCCGCCACAGCGGAAGATGATCTACCGGATGAGCCGCGACGAGGGTTTGTCGAACACAGAGATCGCTGAGAATCTACAACTCTCGAAAAAGACCGTGGAAAACCACTTGAACCTAGCGCTAAAGGAATTGCGGAACGCGGTATTGACTTTCCTTCTTGTTATGATGTGTTAATAGCTTGGGGGTAAAGCGGCAAAAGGAGGTCCTATAAACAAGATAAAATAGAAAAGCAGGAATGAGTCCTATAAAAAAGATATTAAAATACTTTTTCCATCATTCGTTCTCCGGGGAGATGGTGGATCGGGTACATCAGCGATTGGCGGAGCCGGGAGACGAGCGGGAAAAGGAAGAGGCTTTACGGGATATCTGGAATGAGATCGGTTTCCCGGAGGCGGATAAGCGGAGCGAGATGGCTTTCGCCCGGTTGGAGAATACATTGGGCGTGAGGCCCCGCCGCCGTCTGCGTATCCCGGCGTGGGTACGTATCGCCGCTATCTGGCTGATTCCTTTGTTGTCGTTGGGTGTTTCTTATTATCTATACAGGGATGCGCAGGATGTCAAGAAACTGGCTTTTATGGAACAGTTCGTGCCTTCCGGCAAGCGGGAGCGGATCACCTTGCCCGATGGTAGCGAGGTTTGGTTGAATTCCGGTACCTTGCTGCTTTATCCATCTGACTTTATTGGGGATAAGCGGGAGATCTATCTGGTGGGAGAGGGATATTTCAAGGTGCGAAAACGCCCCGAGCAACCTTTCATCGTGCGGACGAAAGCGATGCGGGTACAAGTGCTGGGCACCGAGTTCAATTTATCCGCCTACCCGGACCAAGAGAAAATAACAACGACCTTGGAGGAAGGTTCCTTGAAGATCCTTCCCGATGATCCCTCGGTGGCTCCATGTATATTGAGACCTAACGAGCAGCTTGTCTACATCCCTTCCCGGGGAAAGATGGACGTGCGGCAGGTGGTGGCCTCGGATTACTCGGATTGGAAAGAGGGAGGCTTGTTGTTTAATAACGACTCTTTCGAGGAAATCTTGAAAACCTTGGAACGTGTCTACAACGTGAAGGTGCATTTGCGTACTTCCGCTTATCATTCCAACCGGCTTACGATCCATTTCAATAAGCATGAGTCGTTGGAGAACATCATGATGTTGGTCAAGGAGATGATACCCGGCTTGGAGTATCAGATCAAAGAGGATGGGATCTATATTGATTGAGTTAAGGAGATATTAGGTTTTTATAATTCGTTAACGTTTTTCCGTTGGGTGCGCTCCTCGTTTCCCTTGTCCTAATAGCGAGTACGTACTACAAAGGAGATATAAATGTTTAACTAAAAAATCTAATATCGCATGAACAGGAATAAATCTATACGTGTCGCTATTCTTTGCCTGAGCCTCGCTATGGCTGGGAGCTTGCCTATCGATGCGCAGAAAGTGACCTTCCATGAAGGTTCGATCTCATTGAAACAGGCATTTGAGAAACTAGAGTCAAGCTCTGCTTATAAGATAGCTTATAATGATAGCCAATTGGACGTGTCGAGAAAGGTCTCGATGGATCAGAAAGATATGGAAGTATTGCAGGTCTTATCACAGCTGTTAAAGAATACGGGATACACGTATAAAATAAACGGGAATTATGTGATCATCGTGCCGGAAGAGGTCAAGACTGTCAAGGGGAAAAAGCAAGTATCGGGTGTGATTGTCGATACGAACGGCGATCCTGTGATCGGGGCGAACGTGGTGGAGAAAGGAACTACCAACGGTACGATTACCGATCTCGATGGAAAGTTTACGCTAGAGGTAAATGACAACTCTGTCCTTCAAGTTTCCTATATCGGCTATAATACGCAAGAGGTCTCGGCGAACGGAAAGACGAGTTTCTCTATCAAGCTGGGCGAGAATACACAGACATTGGATGAGGTGGTAGTCGTAGGTTACGGAACGATGAAGAAGAGCGACTTGACCGGATCGGTTACCAACGTAAAGGCGGAGAAGCTGTTGAGCAAGCCGGTGGTGAATGTTGGGCAGGCCTTGGCGGGAAAGGCTTCCGGTGTGGAGATCTTTGAGAATGGCGGTACGCCGGACGGGAAAGTACGGGTGCGTATCCGTGGTAACAACTCTATCAACTCATCGAATGAGCCTCTGTATGTGGTAGATGGCGTGATTGGCGTAAGCAATATCAATCTGTTGAATCCTAGCGAGATCGAATCCTTAGAAGTATTGAAGGATGCCTCCGCCACGGCTATCTATGGTGCTCGTGGAGCGAATGGCGTGATCATGATTACGACGAAACGAGGTATCAAGAACGAGAAAGCACAGATCTCGTACGACGGTTATGTCTCTATCGGTAAGATGGCGAAGAAACTGGACTTGATGAACGCTTCCGAGTGGTGGCAGAATTACAATACTACGATGGATAATGGGCAGAAATATGATCCGGAAGGGTATGCGCAAGGCAAGTACAAGAAAGTGACGCCGGCGGATCTGCCGAATTTGTTCGATGCTAACGGTAACCCGCTGTATGATACCGATTGGCAGGATGAGGCTTATCAAACGGCTATCAACCATAATCACCAAGTCAGCATCCGGGGTGGAGCCGATAAGACCTTGTATAGCGTGCATTTGGGATATATGCATAAGGATGCTTTGATGCGTAACGGTTTCCTAGACCGGTATAGCGGTAGGATCAACTTGGATTCCCAGCTTCGGGATTGGTTGAAAATGGGTGCCAATATGTCGTTCAATTATAATAAGGGAAACGATAATTACAAGAGTTATGGAGTAAAGCGTTTGGTACAGGAAGCTATTCCGTTGATTCCCGTAAAATATCCCGATGGCTCTTGGGGAAGCAACCGTGATTTCCCCGGTGCGGTACAGGATACACCTTCCCGGTATCTGGAAGAGATGGTGAACGAGACTTCCAATATCCAGACGATCGCCGACCTATATCTGGATTTCAAGATCACAGACGACTTGAACTTTAAGTCGACTTTCGCCGTAGATGCCAGTAATAGGAAACGTAATTATTATTCGGGTAAGGATCTGATCCAGTTCAGTAAGACGGCGGGAGGTATCGCTACGATAGAGACTTTGAAGGAAATGTATTGGCAGAATGAGAACTACTTTAATTATAATAAGGAGTTTAATAAAAACAATCGCATGAATGTGATGCTTGGATTAAGCTGGCAGCAGCGAGTTGCCGAAAGCGTGGAAGCTACCTCGCAGAA from Parabacteroides distasonis ATCC 8503 includes these protein-coding regions:
- a CDS encoding TonB-dependent receptor; amino-acid sequence: MNRNKSIRVAILCLSLAMAGSLPIDAQKVTFHEGSISLKQAFEKLESSSAYKIAYNDSQLDVSRKVSMDQKDMEVLQVLSQLLKNTGYTYKINGNYVIIVPEEVKTVKGKKQVSGVIVDTNGDPVIGANVVEKGTTNGTITDLDGKFTLEVNDNSVLQVSYIGYNTQEVSANGKTSFSIKLGENTQTLDEVVVVGYGTMKKSDLTGSVTNVKAEKLLSKPVVNVGQALAGKASGVEIFENGGTPDGKVRVRIRGNNSINSSNEPLYVVDGVIGVSNINLLNPSEIESLEVLKDASATAIYGARGANGVIMITTKRGIKNEKAQISYDGYVSIGKMAKKLDLMNASEWWQNYNTTMDNGQKYDPEGYAQGKYKKVTPADLPNLFDANGNPLYDTDWQDEAYQTAINHNHQVSIRGGADKTLYSVHLGYMHKDALMRNGFLDRYSGRINLDSQLRDWLKMGANMSFNYNKGNDNYKSYGVKRLVQEAIPLIPVKYPDGSWGSNRDFPGAVQDTPSRYLEEMVNETSNIQTIADLYLDFKITDDLNFKSTFAVDASNRKRNYYSGKDLIQFSKTAGGIATIETLKEMYWQNENYFNYNKEFNKNNRMNVMLGLSWQQRVAESVEATSQNFSDDFYQWHNLGAGTVTIPSKSDDYAWSINSYFARINYTLKDRYLFTATGRYDGSSKFGKNNKYAFFPSFAFAWRASEESFLKGVNWLSNLKVRTSIGETGNQEIGNYAFFQKLGSENTIFDNDYYTALYRSTFGNPDLKWEKTLQWDAGVDVSVLNQRIDLSLDYYYKKTSDLLLEAPIPGTSGLNTIMRNIGSVQNQGFELTLNTHNIQTDNFNWMSTVLFNVNRNKILNLGENDEDIYPKPRHAQGDMLILRVGEPVGSLWGLRRLGTWGEDEAAEAAKYNRLPGDVKYEDLNGDGKINSEDNTIIGCTSPDWTMTISNTFVYRNFDFSFDLRFVFGNDVVNCATHNAEDRSGVANGFKSNLNAWTPQNQHTMVAQRRPMKSYYDSYPDSHWMQNGSFVRGQNFVLGYTFSKSLLLKIKLQDLRIYASAQNLFCITKYKGYDPEVTTYEDDAFGQGIDDFSEPKARTFTFGLNVKF
- the cbiB gene encoding adenosylcobinamide-phosphate synthase CbiB, yielding MTFNMYWLHHSINLLKIVPFLGGWLSDRLLGDPEGWPHPIVWFGKAISAGEKVLNKGSERVLKGGILAVVLILGVYLICEWILSWAWIIHPQFSGLLTAVGVFYCLSGKTLIKEVKAVFEAVDRSTEEGRRQVARIVGRDTSNLSPQEIRAAALETLSENLSDGVIAPMFWFALLGLPGMMAYKMVNTLDSMIGYKNERYLEFGRIAALIDDIANYIPARLTAYLMLLVSNNWGKRDFVRRFGPEHASPNSGYPEAALAAVLDCQFGGTHDYFGKPVEKPYIGTNARPFTTEDMRIAIQVNSNTELVMGVIVTLILLII
- a CDS encoding FecR family protein, with translation MSPIKKILKYFFHHSFSGEMVDRVHQRLAEPGDEREKEEALRDIWNEIGFPEADKRSEMAFARLENTLGVRPRRRLRIPAWVRIAAIWLIPLLSLGVSYYLYRDAQDVKKLAFMEQFVPSGKRERITLPDGSEVWLNSGTLLLYPSDFIGDKREIYLVGEGYFKVRKRPEQPFIVRTKAMRVQVLGTEFNLSAYPDQEKITTTLEEGSLKILPDDPSVAPCILRPNEQLVYIPSRGKMDVRQVVASDYSDWKEGGLLFNNDSFEEILKTLERVYNVKVHLRTSAYHSNRLTIHFNKHESLENIMMLVKEMIPGLEYQIKEDGIYID
- a CDS encoding S4 domain-containing protein, which produces MEIRLNKLISEAGVCSRREADNFIEMERVTVNGKQPHVGQKVTAEDVVLVDGERLNVEKYIRLQEEEKKEMQQEKELLGTLRKAKPENKGGREGAKMEKFGKFNKYAAARKAQKEGGWKSKTAKLTDEEKLLRDALRPKFGKALSKSAVAQRIAANPKSAALRKTSKNNPINKAKRAAHRKNRNHGGDE
- a CDS encoding adenosylcobinamide-GDP ribazoletransferase, whose amino-acid sequence is MLRILAAFIFFTRLPFWRLAEVPAACFKNIVSHWALVGWLTAGLSVLVLYATSLILPPSVAILCAMITRLLITGCLHEDGLADFFDGFGGGTSRERILAIMKDSHIGSYGVIGLIFYFGLFYLLVSSLPIELAGCAILAGDPFCKGVSSMIINRLPYARKEEEAKNKTVYSRMTSREYVFSIICAFLPLLWLPQPVYLLAGIFPVITWYFLTSFMKRKIQGYTGDCCGATFLLSELSFYMGFVIIYQTI
- a CDS encoding RNA polymerase sigma-70 factor, with the protein product MTDEKSILEQFAAGNHTAFRELFMRYHLKVYYFVLGLVKSESDAEDLTQEIFLKLWTHRSRFTEVRTFGSYLYVLAKHTAFNYIESRRVNLESLERAGVEDEERGDTPYEDLVAKDLRLLVDMIVETMPPQRKMIYRMSRDEGLSNTEIAENLQLSKKTVENHLNLALKELRNAVLTFLLVMMC
- the cobT gene encoding nicotinate-nucleotide--dimethylbenzimidazole phosphoribosyltransferase; its protein translation is MIQFHIEAPDKGLEAALQDKIDNLTKPKGSLGTLEALALQVGLIQQTLSPVLRHPVNVIYASDHGIADEGVSKSPKEVTRQVIHNFLNGGAGVCYLARQHGFELKIVDGGVDFDFPVIPQLIDRKVRKGGTRNFLHEAAMTVEEMEKALQYGADIVTDCYNEGCNVISFGEMGIGNTAASSMWMTCLTQIPLIDCVGAGSGLDSEGVRHKYNVLKRSLENYKGDGSALDVMRYFGGYEMVMAVGGMLRAAELKMIILVDGFIMTNCVLVASRLYPEMQSYCVFGHCGDEAGHKRVLDFLGAKALLDLGLRLGEGSGSVCAYPILDSAVRMINEMHSFKQAAITKYF
- a CDS encoding bifunctional adenosylcobinamide kinase/adenosylcobinamide-phosphate guanylyltransferase; amino-acid sequence: MSKKVILVTGGQRSGKSGYAQRLALSLSPNPVYLATSRIWDEEFRKRVERHQRDRGPEWTNIEEEKYLSRHDLTDRVVVIDCVTLWGTNFFFDNQSDVELSLSLLKAEFDKLSRQDAYLIFVTNELGMGGVPIDEVQRKFTDMQGWLNQYIASKADEVVLMVSGIPVKIKE